One part of the Gemmatimonadota bacterium genome encodes these proteins:
- a CDS encoding winged helix-turn-helix domain-containing protein translates to MTTTSVTTEPTPIAFLEGLEGAVLLRDPERRRLVEELRELPDSAAGLAQRLGQTRQRLNYHLRALEEAGVLELHQE, encoded by the coding sequence ATGACGACGACGAGCGTGACCACCGAGCCGACCCCGATCGCCTTCCTGGAGGGCCTGGAAGGCGCTGTGCTGCTGAGGGATCCCGAACGGCGCAGGCTGGTCGAGGAGCTGCGTGAGCTGCCCGATTCGGCGGCCGGCCTGGCTCAGCGCCTGGGTCAGACCCGCCAGCGGCTGAACTACCACCTGCGGGCGCTGGAAGAGGCCGGGGTGCTGGAGCTGCACCAGGAG